DNA sequence from the Staphylococcus epidermidis genome:
ATATCAGTTGTTGCACCAATGATGATGTCAACGTTATCCATTATATCTGGGTTTCCAGCTTTACCGATCTTAAAAATATAACCATTTTTAATTCCGATATCTGCTTTAACAATCTTGTCATAATCAATAATTAATGCGTTAGTTAAAACTAAATCGGCTACATTTTTATCATCTCTTGTCACATTAGGATTTTGAGCCATACCATCACGAATTGATTTTCCGCCACCGAAAGTAGCTTCATCTCCATAATTTGCATAGTCTTTTTCAACTTGTGCAAACAAGTTCGTATCTCCTAATCTCACAGAGTCTCCTACAGTTGGTCCATAAAGACTTGTGTATTGAGATTGTGTCATTTTAAAACTCATGCTTATTTACCACCTTTTTTATTCGCATTGTCTTCGCCTGCATCGTTTTTAACGGCGGCGTTTTGATTTGAATCATTTGGACGGAATACGCGTTCTTCGTCAATATCGCCATCGACTAAACCACGGAATCCATAAATTTTACGTCGTCCAGAATATTCGACAAGTTGTACTTTTTTTTCATCTCCAGGTTCAAATCTCACTGCAGCTCCTGCAGGAATATCCAAATGTTTACCATATGCTTTCTCACGATCAAATTCTAATGCTTTATTTGCTTCGAAAAAGTGGAAATGTGAACCTACTTGTATAGGTCTATCGCCTGTATTTTTTACTTCAATCACCGTTTCGGGATGATGTTTATTGACTTCTATTTCAGTATTTTTAACAATAATTTCACCAGGAATCATTGATATAGCCTCCTTAAACGATTGGGTGATGGACTGTTATTAACTTAGTACCATCTGGAAAAGTTGCTTCAATTTCAAGTTCTGTAATCATGTTAGCTACGCCATCCATGACATCTTCCTCGTTTAAAATTGTTTTTCCATAGCTCATGAGTTCAGCTACCGTTTTACCATCACGCGCGCCTTCTAATAATTCATCACTGATTAAAGCAAGTGCTTCAGGATGATTAAGTTTAAGTCCTCTTGCTTTTCTACGACGTGCAACCTCAGCAGCTACAACTATCATCAATTTGTCTTGTTCACGTTGTGTAAAGTGCAAAACTATCCCTTCTTTCATATTAATTTGTCTTGCAAATTTTATATTAAAACTATTTAATGAAGTATACAAGTATAATACTTTGATAATTTTATCTAATTAACAATGTTTTTTTAAATTAAGTGTATAAAGTTGAATAAATATGAAAAATATCCAGCGTACATAAACATTATTTTAGTAAAATGTAATTGATATGATGAATATTTAATGGTAATTTGAAAACTGTCTTTATTAAATAATTAATGTAGTGAATAAAAGGAGGCTATAAAATTGAAATTGATAAAAGTAATTTTAAGTAGTATCTCTCAAGTGGTTTTAATTAATAATCCATATACTGGGTTATTCATTTTAATTGGACTGTTCGCAGTGAATTGGAAAGTAGGAATCAGTGCAATGATTGCAAGTGTAATGACTTGGATATTGGCACCATATATGAATTACACAAAAGAAGAAATCGAAAGTGGATTAGCCGGATTTAACCCTGTATTAACCGCAATTGCACTTACTTTATTTTTGGATAGCAATTGGAGCGGTATATTAATCACATTCGTAGCCACTATTTTAACGCTACCGATTGGAGCAGCGGTTAGAGAAGTATTGAAACCACATAAAATAGCGTTTCTAACTAGTCCGTATGTTATTATGACGTGGATTACTTTATTAATACCTAATCAACTTAAAACGTTACATACTCAGATTGATATTATTCCGGAGCATATAGAAAAGGTATCTTTAAATAATGACCACACCCGTGTTCATTTTTTTCAATCAGTTTTAGATGGATTTGGACAAATATTTTTAATGCCCAGCATAATAGGTGGTTTGTTAATTCTAATAGGGATTTTTATAGGTTCTAAAAAAGCTGGAATTGTTTCTATAATTGCAAACATTATTGGGTTCCTAATAATTATATTACTGGGTGGAGACTATAGTAGTATAAATGAAGGCATATTTGGCTATAATGTAGTTTTATCTGCGATTGCGCTAGGTGTCACTTTTGAGACAGCAATCCATAGTTATCTCGCAATGATTTTAGGAATAGTACTCACTGCATTCATACATTTAGGTTTGAGCACATTGCTCGCACCATTAGGTTTACCAACTTTAACATGGCCATTTATTTTTGCTACATGGATTATGTTGTTTGCAGGAATTAAAAATCAATCTGTATAAATAATGCATAAAAAATGAAAATATTAAAATTTAAAAATTGAGTTAACCTTAATTGATACATTGTGATTATTTTTAAATTTATAGTCGCAACTGTTTTAGATCAGATTTTTAATTCAATGAGTTTTATGTCCGAAATTTTAGCATTACTCTATAAAGTTTAAACGTATTTGAAAATCAAAATTCTACTAAAAAGCATCTGTCTACATTATGAATGTGGCGATGCTTTTTATATTTAAAATTTATAAAAGAAATAAAATTGACTATCTAGATACATTCATAGATTAAGTTATGTATATATTAATTGTTAACTTTTCAATATCAGAGGGAAATGCGTATGAAGTACAATTAGTAAATTTTGAAAAAATAAAGTCGAGTGTTAAACTATGAATAATTAAATTTAAAATAAAACGAGTCATAGGGGGCGTAAATGTGATGGAGTCTTTTTTAATTCACACTGACATTCAAAAAAAGTGGATTCGTAAATTTAAAAAGATTGAAAGTGAATTCAAAGCACGCGCAGCTGAAAATGATATTCAATCTAGATTTCCATATGAAAATATTGAGTGGCTGATAAAGGAAGGATATACTAAACTAACTTTGCCTGTAGAGTATGGGGGTGAAGGTGCTACTATTGAAGATATGGTGATTTTACAAAGTTATTTGGGTACTATTGATGGAGCAACTGCTTTATCTATAGGGTGGCATTTAAGTGTAATTGGTCAATTGTACGAGCAACATATGTGGTCACTATCAATGTTAGATTCCTTTGCTAAAGAAGTTGTTCATGGTGCACTGATCAATAGAGCAGTCAGTGAAGCGGAAACTGGTAGTCCTACTAGAGGTGGTCGCCCATCTACACATGCTGTTAAAGCTGAAAATGGTTATGTTATAAACGGTGTTAAAACCTTTACATCTATGAGTAAGGCGTTGACACATTATATTGTTGGTGCGTATGTTGAAGAAACTAAATCAATGGGATTCTTTTTAATTCCTCAGTCAACTAAAGGTGTAAGTATTGCTGACAACTGGGATATGGTTGGTATGAGAGCGACTGAGAGCCATGATTTAATTCTTGATGATGTTTATGTTCCTAATGAAAATTTTGTAGAATCAAAACGTGAATCAAGACCTAATGGTTGGCTTCTTCATATACCGAGCTGTTATCTAGGTATTGCACAAGCAGCTCGTGACTATGCAGTAGATTTTGCAAAAAATTATCGTCCTAATAGTATTACAGGTACGATTGATAGTTTACCTACAGTGCAACAAAATTTAGGGAAAATGGAAAGTTTATTACTTTCTGCAAGACATTTTCTATGGAGTACAGCTAGAGGGTATCAATCATATACAGAGGATGCACAAATATGGAATGAAACCTCAGCAAGTAAAGTGGTGGTAATGAACCAAGGTATAGAAATCGTTGATTTAGCTATGAGAATAGTTGGAGCTAAGAGTCTAGAAATGAGCAGACCTCTTCAACGGTACTATAGAGATATACGTGCTGGATTACATAATCCACCAATGGAAGATATGGCTTACACTAATATTGCTAAAAGTATTACAAACAAACTTTAATGTCATATTGATATTCTTTAAAGGAATGAGATGGAATTTAACGTTTTTCATTGCAATGCATATAAAGTATAAAAAAGCGCGATGTACATCAACAATTTAATTCAGTCATCGATTGACTTCAAGTTAAGTATGCCTGTGACAACTTTTTTGTCACAGGCTTTTCTAATGCAACCATAATGAAATCGCTGTGTAACTGCTAAAAATTTTTAATAATTATAGGTTGCCATGTATTCAATGATTAACTTTAAATTATTTGGTGTCACGAAAGGTTTCAAATATAATTAAGTTATTCATTAAAAAACGTTAGGAGTATCAACTATGACCAAAGTATATTTTAATCATGATGGTGGCGTTGATGATCTAGTGTCACTATTTTTATTATTACAAATGGAAAATATAGAACTTGTTGGCGTAAGTACGATTGGTGCAGACTGCTATTTAGAGCCTTCATTAAGTGCTTCATTAAAGATTATAAATCGTTTTTCAGACGTTGAAATTAATGTAGCACCATCATATGAAAGAGGGAAAAATCCTTTTCCAAAAGAATGGAGAATGCATGCTTTCTTTATGGATGCCTTACCAGTGCTAAATGAGTCTTGTATACCCAAAAGATGCAAGGCTAGTGAGGACGAGGCGTATATAGATATTATTCGTAAAGTGAAGAGTTGTGATGAGAAAGTTACATTGTTATTTACTGGACCGCTTACAGATTTAGCTAAAGCTATAAAATATGACAACTCAATTTTAAAAAATATAGAGAAATTAGTTTGGATGGGTGGAACGTTTTTAGACAAAGGAAATGTTGAAGAACCAGAACATGATGGTACAGCTGAATGGAATGCATTTTGGGATCCTGAGGCTGTAAAAGTTGTATTAGATAGTGATATGAATGTCGATATTGTTGCTTTAGAAAGTACAAATCAAGTCCCTCTAACAATGGAAGTTCGTCAAATGTGGGCAGATAAAAGACAATATTTAGGCGTTGATTTTCTGGGCACAAGTTACGCAGCAGTACCACCACTCACACATTTTGTGACCAATTCAACATACTTTTTATGGGATGTATTAACTACTGCTTATGTGGGTTCTCCAAATTTAGTTGAATCAACGAAATTGAAAATTGATGTAGTCAGTCAAGGACCTAGTCAAGGGAGAACATTCCAATCTGAATATGGACGTGAAGTTCAAGTCATTACGGATGTAAATAAACAAGCATTTTTTAACTACATAACGGATTTAGCAAAGAAAATCGAGTCCTAAGTTTTATTTGTTAATAAAAAGGTTCATCTACTTCAACTTATTGTAAACTTTCCATTCATAAAAGTTTACAAGGGTGCTATAATAAAATCTATGTAAGGAGGATGAACAAGTGACTACAAAACATTTAGTATATACAGCTTTAATGACTGCTATCATTTGTATTTTAGGTATAGTACCAAGTGTACCTCTGCCATTTATGCCAGTCCCTATTGTATTACAGAATATAGGAATCTTTTTGGCAGGAATTATTTTAGGGCGAAAGCTTGGTACTACTAGTGTTATTGTCTTTTTACTATTGGTAGCTACAGGTTTGCCAGTGCTTTCTGGAGGCCGTGGGGGAATTGGCGTATTTGCAGGACCTTCGGCAGGATTCTTATTCTTATATCCTGTTGTAGCTTACTTTATAGGCATTATTCGTGATGCATATTTGCATAAAATTAATTTCTTAGTGATTTTTATAGCTACACTAGTTATCGGTGTATTAGGATTAGATATATTAGGTACTATCATTATGGGCTTTATTATACATATACCTATCTCTAAGGCATTTATATTATCATTTACATTTATGCCAGGTGATATCATTAAGGCTATTATTGCAAGTTTAATAGGTGCAGCAATTTTAAATCATTCACGTTTCAAGACTCTTATTCAATAACTAAAAAATAATAATAAAGTTGATGAGGCGATATTTATGTCGAAAATAACTTTTAAAGATATTTATATTGATGGAAATAAAATAACTGAAGATTCTAGAAAGGCGATTTATCTCTTACCTCCTCAACCATTAAAATATGCTAGTAACACGTGGATTTATAAAACGATGCCAACAATGAACCAGTGGCTTAAAGACATTGAAGTTCAAAAGAAAATGCATCTAAATCAATCATCCTATCATCTTTCATTTTCATTTCCAGCTAATGAAAAGATAGATGAAGTATTGTTGGAAAAAATACGTGAACTAGGTTTTCAGATAGGAGTACTTGAGCTCTATGTCATTGAAGCTAAAGCGTTAAAAGAGCTCTCCCGCAAAAGAGACGTAGATATTCAACTTGTATCAAGCAATAATATCAATGATTACCTTCATGTTTATGATGCGTTTGCACGGCCTTTTGGTGATAGCTATGCCAACATGGTTAAACAACATATTTATAGCTCATATAACTTGGACGATATTGAACGTTTAGTTGCATATGTTAACCATCAACCAGTTGGAATAGTCGATATTATAATGACGGATAAAACAATAGAAATAGATGGTTTTGGGGTTTTAGAAGAATTCCAACATCAAGGTATCGGTTCTGAAATACAAGCTTACGTTGGACGTATGGCTAATGAGCGACCTGTTATTCTTGTTGCAGATGGAAAAGATACTGCTAAAGATATGTATCTAAGACAAGGATATGTATATCAAGGTTTTAAGTATCATATTTTAAAAGAAAATATTTAAGTTAATTGAAATTTTATATCGAAATGATAACCTAAGATGGATTGTTAAATCAATTCATCTTGGGTATTTTTTATGAGTTGAAAAGGTGATCGTAAATGAAATGTTAATCTTAAAATTCATTTAATTTATGATTCTTTCTGGGTGACTATTAAAATGATTTTCTCGAATAAACTCAATTGCGGTAATGTATAAATCTTTTGCAAGTTGTATTGCAAGTGAAGTAGGGGCAGATTTAGATAATATAATTTCTACATCGATTTTAGCTGCTTTGATTAAAATTTCAGATGAAATACGATCGCTAAAAATTAAAACCTTATCTCTCACCGGTATATGTCGTTGAATACAATAACTGTATAATTTATCAAGAGCGTTATGACGTCAGATTTCGTAGCGATGTTCAAAAAATTTTTTCCATCACTGATGGCAGCATTATGGAGACCACCCATTTGTTTGAAAATAATACTTGCATCCTGTAATTGCGTCATCATATTAATAACTTGTTAGGGTTGAAGTTAAATGGTTGTCATTGATGTTTTGGCAATAGCTGCATCATTTTGAAAATAAAAGGCTCTGCTTTTACCACAACAGGAAGCAAGCACACGTTTTGTAGGATGTTCGAAGTGATGGCCTACTGATTGAGTTAGTTTCACATGAGCGAATCCTTTACTTTCGTCGATATGAATGGATTGTAAGTCATTTCTCTTTAAGAATATACCTTCAGATGCAAGAAAACCTAAAGTCAATTCTTCTAAATAGTTTCGACTACAAATAATAGTTGCAAACTTAAATTCGTTGACTTTAATTGTTAATGGCATCTCTGTTATACATGAATCCGATGCTGTATATAAGTGTCCATTTTCAAATTTGATTATAGTTTGTTTTTGCGTCACATCTTTTTTCATTTTTTACCCCTTGAATCATAACTACTTATTATCATAAAAGAAACTCAATTCTCACTCTTTTGTATATCATATTATTAGGAAAGGACTTTTAAGAAGATTTTGTAAAGTAAATTGAAGTACATATAGTTGTATAAATAATGACATAATTTATCACATTTTATTTCTTTTTCAAATAATATTTAAAGCGTATAATAAAGGTTAAATGGAGGTAGGCTATCATGAAAATTAAACATATTTTTGTTATCATTTTAACATTGTGTGTAGTGTTAGCAGGTTGTACCAACGAGAAAGGTCAGAATAAAGAACAGAATGAAAAACAACCGACAAAAGGTGATAAACAAGAACTTCAAGTTTCTGCTGCAGCAAGTTTGACTGAAGTCAGTAAAGCATTAGGAAATGAATTTAAAAAGGACCATCCAAATGTAGAAATTAAATTTAACTATGGCGGATCAGGTGCGTTAAGACAACAGATAGAAGCGGGTGCTCCGGCAGATGTCATGATGTCAGCTAACACTAAAGATATAGACCTGTTGAAGAAAAAAAACAAAGCACATGACACTTATAATTATGCAAAGAATCAACTTGTATTAATTGGCGATAAAAATAAAAGTTATACCTCTGTAAAAGATTTAAATCAAAACGACAAACTCGCACTAGGACAAATAAAAACAGTGCCTGCTGGTAAATATGCAAAACAATATTTAGATGATCAACATTTATATGGTGATGTTAAAGATAAAATTATTTTTGCTAAAGACGTAAAACAAGTATTAAATTATGTGGAAAAAGGAAATGCACAGGAAGGATTCGTTTACAAAACAGACTTATATCAACAAAAGAAAAAAGCAAATAAAGTTAAAGTCATCGAAGAAATTAAATTAAGCAAACCAATTACTTATAAAGCAGGTGCAACTTCAGATAAAAAATTAGCTAAAGAATGGATTAACTTCTTAAAATCTAATAAAGCTAAACAAATTCTTAAAGAATATCAATTTTCTGTATAAGGAGTTCAGAGCTATGCCTGATTTAACGTCCTTTTGGATTTCTTTTCGTGTTGCTTTAATCAGTACAATGATAGTTACTATTTTTGGCATTTTGATTTCTAAATGGCTATACAATAAAAAAAGATATTGGGTAAATCTATTAGAAAGTTTTATCATTTTACCAATTGTGTTACCACCTACTGTCCTTGGTTTTATACTATTAATTATATTTTCAACAAGAAGTCCTGTAGGAGAATTCTTTACTAATATCTTACACTTACCAGTTGTATTTACATTGACAGGTGCAGTGATTGCATCTGTCATTGTTAGTTTTCCCCTTATGTATCAACATACAGTGAATGGTTTTCGAAGTATAGATTCAAAGATGTTAAATACTGCAAGAACGATGGGAGCAAGTGAAACAAAAATATTTCTTAAATTGGTGTTACCATTATCTAAACGTTCTATTCTTGCAGGTATTATGATGAGCTTTGCAAGAGCAATAGGTGAATTTGGTGCTACTTTGATGGTTGCTGGCTATATCCCAGACAAAACAAATACATTGCCTTTAGAAATTTATTTTTTAGTGGAGCAAGGGAAAGAAAATGAAGCATGGTTATGGGTGCTTGTATTAGTTGCGTTTGCGGTAACTGTCATAGCGACCATAAATCTGGTTAATCGTGATACGTTTAGGGAGGTTGATTAAATGCTCACAATTAAAGTGAATGGTGTTCTTAATCAGACGAAAATTAATATAAATATAAAGGATCAACACCCTAAGATATATGCGATACAGGGACCATCTGGAATTGGAAAGACAACAATTTTAAATATAATTGCCGGTTTGAAAGCTATAAATTATTCATATATAAAGGTTGGTAAACGTGTATTAACTGATTCACGACACCATTTGAATGTTAAGGTTCAACAACGTCGTATAGGATATCTATTTCAAGATTATCAACTTTTCCCCAATATGAATGTTTATAACAACATAACGTTTATGACTAAACCTTCTGAACATATCAATGAACTTATTCATACTCTAAAAATAGAGCATTTACTTGAAAAGTATCCTGTGACCTTATCAGGAGGTGAAGCTCAGCGCGTCGCTTTAGCAAGGGCGCTAAGTACGAAACCCGATTTGATTTTGCTTGATGAGCCTTTTTCAAGTTTAGATGATAAAACAAAAAACGAAGGTATCAAATTAATTTTAAAAATATTCGAAGCATGGCAAATTCCTATTATATTTGTAACGCATTCAAATTATGAAGCGCAACAAATGGCGCATGAGATTATAACAATTGAAGATTGTATACAAATATAGTAAGAAGTGCTATTTATCTGTTAATTTTAACAATAATTTGTATATTCAAAATATAAAGAGAGGTTTAGAGATCTAATGCAAGAAAGATACTCGAGACAAGTGTTGTTTAAGGAAATTGGTTTAAAAGGTCAAAGTCTACTTGAGAAAAAACATGTGCTTATAGTAGGTATGGGTGCGTTAGGAACACACTTAGCTGAGGGATTAGTGAGAGCGGGAATAAATAAGTTAACCATTGTTGATAGAGATTACATTGAATTTAGCAATTTACAACGACAAACGCTCTTTATAGAGCGTGATGCAGAAGATGTACTACCAAAAGTAATCGCTGCACAGAAAGTTTTAAAAGAGATACGTAAAGATGTAGAGATAGATGCTTATATTGAGCATGTTAATTACAATTTCTTAGAGCAACATGGCATGCATGTCGATATCATATTAGATGCAACTGATAATTTTGATACACGTCAGTTAATTAATGACTTTGCTTATAAACATCAGATTCCTTGGATTTATGGTGGTGTTGTACAAAGTACATATGTTCAGGCAACGTTTATTCCTGGTGAAACACCGTGTTTTAATTGCTTAATGCCTCAATTACCATCTATTAATTTAACATGTGATACGGTTGGAGTTATTCAACCAGCTGTAACAATGACAACCAGTTTACAACTCGTTGATGCATTGAAGTTGCTGACTGGTAATAAGGTTAATAAACACTTCACTTACGGGGATATTTGGACAGGAGATCATTATACATTTGGTTTTAGTCGTATGCAAAATGAAGATTGTAAAACTTGTGGTAATGCTCCAACATATCCACACCTTAATCAACATCAACAAGATTATGCGACCTTATGTGGAAGAGACACTGTTCAATATAAAAATGCTGATATTTCTCAGGAAATATTACTATCATTTCTCGAGCGAAATCATATTCAATATCGCACGAATTTATATATGACAATGTTTAGGTTTAGAGAACATCGAATTGTTGCATTTTCTGGAGGTAGATTTTTGATACATGGAACGACAGAACCTAAAAAAGCAATTCAATTAATGCATCAACTATTTGGTTAAATATAAGGGAGTGAATAAACATGCACAAACATCAACATCAGAATATTCATTTAAACAGACCGATTCATGTAGCAATTTTGACTGTATCGGATACGAGAGATTATGATTCTGATAAAGGTGGTCAACTGATTCAATCTTTGATAAATCAACATGAGAATCATGTTGATATTAACCACTATCGAATTGTTAAAGATGATATAGAAGCTATTACACACCAACTTAAGCTTTGGTTAACTTCGTCAAATCAACTAGATGTCATTATTACAACGGGAGGAACAGGTATCTCACAAAGAGATGTGACAATAGAAGCTGTTCGCCCATTGTTAACTAAAGAATTAGAAGGTTTTGGTGAATTATTTAGATACTTAAGTTATACCGAAGATGTTGGTACAAGAGCATTATTAACTCGAGCTATTGCAGGTACCTGTGATAGCACCTTAATTTTTGCACTTCCTGGCTCAACTGGTGCAATTAAACTTGCAATAGAAAAATTAATTAAACCTGAATTGAGTCACTTAGTGTTTGAATTAAATAAAGACATTAGGAATTAAGTAATTTCAAGATATTAGATATAATGTACGAATCTTTAATTTATACAATAAATAGAATTATCAATTTTTTCTGTGGAAGTCGCCAGATTTACCACCAGATTTAGATTCTAAGTACGTTTCTCCAATTATCATGCCTTTGTCTATAGCTTTTGTCATATCATAGATTGTAAGTGCTGTAACTGAAGCAGCAGTCAATGCTTCCATTTCAACACCAGTTTTACCTGTTGTAGACACGACCGCTGTAATATTTAAACGATATGAATCATCATTATTTGAATCCCATTTGAAGGATATATCTATGCCTGTAAGTGGTAATGGATGACACATAGGAATGATTGTAGAAGTGTTTTTAGCTGCCATAATACCAGCAATTTGCGCAGTATTAAGTACATTTCCTTTACTATTAGTATTTTGAGTAATTTGACTATAAATTTTTTCATTAACTATTATACTTGAGTGTGCTTCTGCTACACGTTTTGTAATTTCTTTATTAGAAACATCAACCATTTTAGCATTACCTTGTTTATTAATATGTGTGAAATTAGTCATTTTTTCCCTCCTATTAGGAGTAAGTATATCATGAAAATTAATATTTTTTGGAGATGAGTGTATGTCTGTAGAGAAAAGAACGCCAATATCAGTTAAAGAAGCAATTAAACGTATTATGAAACAACATGTTGAAGTGAAGAATATCAATATTAATTTAGATGAAAGTTTAGGACATATTCTTGCTGAAGATATTGTTGCGACCTATGATATACCAAGATTTAATAAATCACCCTACGATGGGTTTGCAATTAGAAGTGAAGATTCACAAGGTGCAAGTGGCGAAAACCGTATTGAATTTGAAGTAATAGATCATATCGGTGCAGGTTCAGTTTCAGAAAAAACAATTGATAAAAACCAAGCAATTCGAATAATGACTGGTGCTCAAATTCCTTCTGGAGCTGATGCCGTAGTAATGTTTGAACAAACTATTGAATCTGAAACAACTTTTACAATTAGAAAATCCTTTAAACATTTAGAAAATATTTCGCTACAAGGTGAAGAAATAAAAGCTGGTGATATTGTACTACATAAAGGTATGCGTATTAACTCAGGTGTGATAGCAGTCTTAGCTACATACGGTTATACTAAAGTGCGAGTGGCTCGAAAACCAACTGTTGCAGTAATTGCTACAGGTAGTGAATTGCTTGAAGTAGAAGATGAGCTTGAACCAGGAAAGATACGAAATTCAAACGGACCAATGATTAAAGCATTAGCTAAACAATTTGGAATACAAGTTGGAATGTATAAAGTTCAGCATGATAATCTCGAAAAGAGTATTGAGGTTGTAAAAAAAGCTTTATCAGAGCATGATTTAGTAATTACTACCGGAGGTGTGTCGGTAGGAGATTTTGATTACTTACCAGAAATATACAAGTC
Encoded proteins:
- a CDS encoding ThiF family adenylyltransferase, coding for MQERYSRQVLFKEIGLKGQSLLEKKHVLIVGMGALGTHLAEGLVRAGINKLTIVDRDYIEFSNLQRQTLFIERDAEDVLPKVIAAQKVLKEIRKDVEIDAYIEHVNYNFLEQHGMHVDIILDATDNFDTRQLINDFAYKHQIPWIYGGVVQSTYVQATFIPGETPCFNCLMPQLPSINLTCDTVGVIQPAVTMTTSLQLVDALKLLTGNKVNKHFTYGDIWTGDHYTFGFSRMQNEDCKTCGNAPTYPHLNQHQQDYATLCGRDTVQYKNADISQEILLSFLERNHIQYRTNLYMTMFRFREHRIVAFSGGRFLIHGTTEPKKAIQLMHQLFG
- a CDS encoding molybdenum cofactor biosynthesis protein B, which encodes MHKHQHQNIHLNRPIHVAILTVSDTRDYDSDKGGQLIQSLINQHENHVDINHYRIVKDDIEAITHQLKLWLTSSNQLDVIITTGGTGISQRDVTIEAVRPLLTKELEGFGELFRYLSYTEDVGTRALLTRAIAGTCDSTLIFALPGSTGAIKLAIEKLIKPELSHLVFELNKDIRN
- the moaC gene encoding cyclic pyranopterin monophosphate synthase MoaC is translated as MTNFTHINKQGNAKMVDVSNKEITKRVAEAHSSIIVNEKIYSQITQNTNSKGNVLNTAQIAGIMAAKNTSTIIPMCHPLPLTGIDISFKWDSNNDDSYRLNITAVVSTTGKTGVEMEALTAASVTALTIYDMTKAIDKGMIIGETYLESKSGGKSGDFHRKN
- the glp gene encoding gephyrin-like molybdotransferase Glp → MSVEKRTPISVKEAIKRIMKQHVEVKNININLDESLGHILAEDIVATYDIPRFNKSPYDGFAIRSEDSQGASGENRIEFEVIDHIGAGSVSEKTIDKNQAIRIMTGAQIPSGADAVVMFEQTIESETTFTIRKSFKHLENISLQGEEIKAGDIVLHKGMRINSGVIAVLATYGYTKVRVARKPTVAVIATGSELLEVEDELEPGKIRNSNGPMIKALAKQFGIQVGMYKVQHDNLEKSIEVVKKALSEHDLVITTGGVSVGDFDYLPEIYKSIQAQILFNKVAQRPGSVTTVAFADGKYLFGLSGNPSACYTGFELYVKPAVNKLMGAKACYPQIIKATLMEDFNKANPFTRLIRAKATLTKAGMTVIPSGFNKSGAVVAIAHANAMIMLPGGTRGFKAGNIVDVILTESNSFEEELIL